The sequence CCCGTGTCTGGTCAGACCCCACCTGTAATCATTTAGATATCTGCCTGAGACATATCCCCATACACCAATCCCACATGAGAACCTTTTACGGGAATTGCAGGTTGTTATACTGTGATTTGTATATTGTTTTATGTGTTCTTCTGTTATTGTTGTATATTGTGGTTTTATTGGTTCAGCAACTTTCTCTTTTCTGTTCTCAGAAACTTTTCAGAGACACCTCTGAGTGTAGAGGAGACGCCTAACCCTTCTATAAGCCAAGGACCGAAACCCAAAGTCTATAAAGGAAATAACTCAACCTCTACCGTGACCTTCAAGGGGGAACACGTTTTTATAAACAAGACACGGGAGACAAACAAAGTCTTCACATCAGATGGCAACAGCTTTACAGAATCAGGACACAACGGTTATGTGGTTTCCAAGCCCAATGATAATATATGTGGCCATCATGGTGGAAATGCCTCCAACTCCAGAACTGATGATTGTACCAACATAGACATCTATACTGACGCTAAGTCATGCAAACTACAAGATGGCGATAACACTGACACAAATAACACCATAGAGCTAGAGAACGAAACATCCACAGATCATGGAAGAAACAATGATGACCTTTCATGCTTTAGACCATCCACTGAAGAAACTGATGTCAATGATGGAATTGGAAAAGCCCTAGATGGCAATAATCCTAATGACAAGTCTTCCACAGGTCTTGAACACGACAGCCATGTCAAAAAAGTCATCAGGCCGGGCAACTTTACACCCCTGACTTTGAAGTTGGAGGACAGGGTTACAGCCGACTCTGAAGAGAACCTAACATTGGAAAGTCACAGATCAAACAACGGTGCCACTAAGGTCGTCTTTGAATCAGGACACAAAGGCAATGTGGCTTTCAAGCCCAACGATAATATACATGGCCATCATGGTGGAAATGCCTCTATCTCCAAAACTGATGATGGTACCAACATAGACATCTATACTGACGCAACATCATGCAAATTGCAAGGTGAAGTCAACACGGCCAAAAATAATACCAAAGAGCTGGAGAACAAAACATCCACAGATCATGGAAGAAACAATGATGACCTTTTATGCTTTAGACCAACCACTGAAGAAACTCATGTAAAGGAAGGAAATGGCAAAGCCTTAGAAGTCACGAGCCCTACAGACAAGTCATCCACAGGTCTTGAACAACACAGCATTGTCATAGAAGTCATCAGGCCAGGCAACCATCCAACCATGGTCCTGAAGTCTGAGGACGGTGCTAGAGCTGGCTCTAAAGAGAACAACCTAACATTCAAAAGTCACAGATCAGACAACAGTGCCACTAAGGTCTTTGAATCGGGACACAATGGTGATGTTGACTGCCAGCACAATGGTGAAATATTTGCCCATCATGACGCTACCAGCAGTATTTCTGGAGGCGGTCAGACAGGTGGGAATGCCTCCAGCTTCAGAATTGATGATGGTGCTCCATGCTGCATGCTGCAAGGTGAAGCGAACACGGCCAAAACGACCACATACAACGGGGGAGGCAACAATGACTATTTATACCATGGGCCAAACATTAATGAAACTGATGTCAGAGAAGAAAACAAATCCTTGGATGGGAATATTCCTAATAATGGTTCCTCCACAGGTTGTGAACAAGTCATTAATGTCATCAGGAAAGACATCCATACCACTGTGTATTATAACCATAAAATCTCTAAGTCAGAGGACAGTTCTACagaaggttctgacataaacaacaCTGCCACTAAGACCTTTGAATCTGGTCACCATCTTGATGTGGGCAATAAAATATTTGCCCATCATAAGGTCAAAAATAACTTTTCTGCCACCAGTCAGACTGGTGGAAATGTCTTCAGAATTGATGACAGTATGGATATAAATACTTGTCATACCACCACATGCTTTAGGCAACAAGGAGCTAAATTGGACAAATATAACCCCATAGACTCAGAAATCAAAACTTCCACAGACCAAGGAGGGGACAACAATACCTTGTCATGTCATGAATCAAATATTAAAGAAACTGATGTCAAAGAAGGAAAAAGTGAAATCTGCAATGGCTCCTGCCTTAATGacaactctgtcaccaggtcatatGATGATACGGCCATGATCATGGAGTTAGGTGACGGTTCCACAACCGGCTTTGAAGAGAACAACCTCGCACTGGAAGGGGATAGATCAAGCACCTGTGCCGCTAAAGTCTGTAAATCAGaagacaatggtgatgagagttACAGACACAATGGTGAAATATTTGCCTATCGTAAAGTTAACCCCAGTGTGACTGAAGCCATTCAGACTGGTGAAAATGCCTCCAGCTTCAGAATTTCTGGTGGTACCAATATAGATGCCCATCCTACCACTACATACTGCAAGGTGGAACTAGACCAAAATAATGCCATAGACCTAGAGATTGAATTTCCCAGAGACTATGGAGAAGGCAACAATGACTTTTCATATTGTAGACAAACCATCAATGAACCTGATGTTAGATATGACAACTCTACTGCTGGTCCTCCACAAGATTCCACTGAAGTCATCAAATCAGACGACCAAACCACCATAACCCTGAGGCCGGACAACAGTGCTACAGAAGACTGTGAAAAGAACAATTCTACACTGGGACAGAATGGATCAGACAGTACTATGAAGGTCTTCGGATCAGAACCCAATGGGGATGTAGAGTGCAGAGCCCACGATGGAGCCTGTAAGATTGGTGGAAAGACCTCCACAGACCTCAGCCCCAGCACCTTCAGAATCAATGATGGTACCAATAGAAACGCCCACATAAGAGGAAGGAGAAAAGACCGAAATCCAGATGATAAAACCTTCTCAAGTCATAGAAGAGATAACAACGACCTCTCACGCCATAGACCCAAGAGCCAACATCAAAATTGTGATTCCTTGACTTCCACTAATTCTGCCGACGTCCAACAAGATGGTACCGGTTCAGTTATCACTACACGCGGTGACCATGTTTCCTTACCCTGTATATCTCGGATCTGTAACCCTTTAGAGACTAAAATGGACAAGTACAATCACAGTAAACCATCCTCAGGAGTATACAATCCTTGGAAAGTTTTACCCCTTATCCTCTGGATGATGCCTTTAGCCGACGCAGCACCTACACGAGGTAAATACAAATAATTCTattaataatacaatgtatacgATGATGCAATGCATTTAGGGGAAtacaataaaattagatggcccaTAGTAACaggtaaatatatacccccccccccttctttcatTACCTACATAGTGGGAATGAGAGCTGCAGTGGCTGCTCAGTTATGTCTGTAGTTCCTGTAGAAATTAATATTGAGAGATGGATCCATAAAGAGTCACCCGTCCATTCATTCCCCACCTAGGTGCAGAGATATTTGGGTGGCCGTGGGCCCTTGGTGCAGATCCCAAAAGTGGGAGATTATTTCAGAGATCAGCAGCACAAATACAATCCAAGCGCAGGACAACACTCTTCATGTATGAATCAAGGTGCCCACAGGGACAGTGTCCGGCCCTCACCAACCAAGACCAAACAATGCGATGTTCTGACCCGACGAGGCTCCTTCTCTTTCTTGTTAGGGTTGAGACGTCTCATTGTTTGAGGAATAAACCTTCTCAGATTTTATTGCCTATTATGTTTTTCTGCAGTTAGGCCAAAGCTGGTCTCATGTGGCTGTTTTCCGGCCGCATATTTGCATTCGTATTGCCGCAAGTCATGGCCCGACCTGAACTGAGCTGTCTGGAGGGACGTGTGGTCATAGTACAAGTACAAAAATGGGGACATGAGTGGGACCCTATGGGTAACAATACTTGGGCGTCAAGTggataaagggaacctgtccccACTTTCATTGAGTCATCAGGTTGGTTTCCTGTCATCTTCTCCTGACCCACCAGACTTCATTAATAGATCTCTGGATATAGGGAGAAACTGATAAATATAAACTGGAGGGGCAGGGAGAGGCCTCCGGGGACCATCCAGATGACCTCAGGCAACATTGAAGTGAGGACTGATGATCACCGCCACTGCTGGGACTGTTTGTCCACTCTCAGGTTCCTTTTTGGGGATCCTGCCTTCCAGAAACTGGGACCCCGGGTAGGAGCCCAATAATGATGTCACCGGCAGAGAAGCTTCATAGTTAATAACTCTGCCCAGGAATAACTGGACTCCAGGCTGATACATTTTACACAGATACGTGTCACAATCGGAAAGCAAGGTATCACTACTGCTTCGCTTTAAACATGAATAGCTGAGCCCAGAAAGGTAATCCGCTGAGGGAGACACCAGTCCTTACAATGAGTTAGGTGGTGCTGGGAACCACAGAGAACTAAGTCACTGAACGAACATAGCAAGAAATAAATTGGTAGCCGGTGTGCACTCACCGTCAAGGTTCAGACTTCCTTCTCCGACATGGATTCATAACTTAACCAGTTTCAGACTTggtgtggggcgctcagaggcgactgccggtggTTTAATGCAGTGAAACTGCGCAAAACTGCCAGCAGTCACCTCTGAGCGCCCTGTACCAGGTCTGGAATCGGGTCCGTTGGTGAATCCATGTCGGAGAAGGAAGTCTGAAGCTTGATGGTGAGTGCACACCGGCTACTGATTTATTTTTTGCTATGATATTTTACACTGATACATTACCAGTAAACTCATCTTTTGTCCATCGTTGTATTCACAGATTTCACAGTAACGTCACAAATGCGGAGCTATCACTTCTGTGCGGATGGATTCCTCATCGGCCAACTCCTCACCATTAACGACATGGATAATCGCACTGGGCTGAATTGTACAATTAACTTCACCAGTGTTGGGTTCTTCCATAACTGTTTAGAATCTGGATATTTGTTCTTTGGGAAAAATGAGACGTGTGTAGAAATGTTGACTATGAACCTGAACACAACGGACTACAATATGAAGTATACGATCACCTGGAATGGAGATTACCCTAATGGACATCCTGTCCCAGGAACCCCTGGAGGTAAGAAGGTTTCATATGGTGGGAATGGTCATAATCTGCCCATAACTTCACTCCATGGaagcagcacagagtatgtcaGGAGAGAAGTGGGCCCATCAAGGGGAAAGCACTACAGAAGAGGAGAGTACTGGACTTGTGGGCGGTCACAGACTGATTTTTACACAGTGGAAAGTGCCTGGTCttcgcagcacagagtatttcaggaaatAGTTGGCTAATCTagtgtctagagcagtgtttcccaaccagggtgccaccagctgttgcaaaactacaactcccagcatcaggggcggacacagacagcagaggacccctgtgcaaagaatgtgcctgggccccccccccagcactgtgccccctcatgtacctagaccccaccgggggggcctccacttaccccgcgcgtgtagtgtcgccacttgccttgtccaccacaggtggatggaacgactcctgaggtgggctccgggtggcccctgtccctctcagtgtgcggcccagtgagtactcccccaggtcaggctg is a genomic window of Hyla sarda isolate aHylSar1 chromosome 10, aHylSar1.hap1, whole genome shotgun sequence containing:
- the LOC130294122 gene encoding putative uncharacterized protein DDB_G0282133 isoform X1, translating into MPGGSVIGDRDNMNEEECAERMCYMRFSIMAVVNVGFPVQETSSEVDSGNFSETPLSVEETPNPSISQGPKPKVYKGNNSTSTVTFKGEHVFINKTRETNKVFTSDGNSFTESGHNGYVVSKPNDNICGHHGGNASNSRTDDCTNIDIYTDAKSCKLQDGDNTDTNNTIELENETSTDHGRNNDDLSCFRPSTEETDVNDGIGKALDGNNPNDKSSTGLEHDSHVKKVIRPGNFTPLTLKLEDRVTADSEENLTLESHRSNNGATKVVFESGHKGNVAFKPNDNIHGHHGGNASISKTDDGTNIDIYTDATSCKLQGEVNTAKNNTKELENKTSTDHGRNNDDLLCFRPTTEETHVKEGNGKALEVTSPTDKSSTGLEQHSIVIEVIRPGNHPTMVLKSEDGARAGSKENNLTFKSHRSDNSATKVFESGHNGDVDCQHNGEIFAHHDATSSISGGGQTGGNASSFRIDDGAPCCMLQGEANTAKTTTYNGGGNNDYLYHGPNINETDVREENKSLDGNIPNNGSSTGCEQVINVIRKDIHTTVYYNHKISKSEDSSTEGSDINNTATKTFESGHHLDVGNKIFAHHKVKNNFSATSQTGGNVFRIDDSMDINTCHTTTCFRQQGAKLDKYNPIDSEIKTSTDQGGDNNTLSCHESNIKETDVKEGKSEICNGSCLNDNSVTRSYDDTAMIMELGDGSTTGFEENNLALEGDRSSTCAAKVCKSEDNGDESYRHNGEIFAYRKVNPSVTEAIQTGENASSFRISGGTNIDAHPTTTYCKVELDQNNAIDLEIEFPRDYGEGNNDFSYCRQTINEPDVRYDNSTAGPPQDSTEVIKSDDQTTITLRPDNSATEDCEKNNSTLGQNGSDSTMKVFGSEPNGDVECRAHDGACKIGGKTSTDLSPSTFRINDGTNRNAHIRGRRKDRNPDDKTFSSHRRDNNDLSRHRPKSQHQNCDSLTSTNSADVQQDGTGSVITTRGDHVSLPCISRICNPLETKMDKYNHSKPSSGVYNPWKVLPLILWMMPLADAAPTRDFTVTSQMRSYHFCADGFLIGQLLTINDMDNRTGLNCTINFTSVGFFHNCLESGYLFFGKNETCVEMLTMNLNTTDYNMKYTITWNGDYPNGHPVPGTPGDLLSAAEVMAKIAKYTKTLNTTPAPLNGQNNTTTAPLYGHNNTTTAPLYGHNNTTKAQEKGDHSKTSWIIAGLLVAGLAVGLCVLGKNWSKFKSWVDSCRRRNTNRASNNENNECAIPLREMANGHMNGHVPNEESQQEN
- the LOC130294122 gene encoding putative uncharacterized protein DDB_G0282133 isoform X2 codes for the protein MAVVNVGFPVQETSSEVDSGNFSETPLSVEETPNPSISQGPKPKVYKGNNSTSTVTFKGEHVFINKTRETNKVFTSDGNSFTESGHNGYVVSKPNDNICGHHGGNASNSRTDDCTNIDIYTDAKSCKLQDGDNTDTNNTIELENETSTDHGRNNDDLSCFRPSTEETDVNDGIGKALDGNNPNDKSSTGLEHDSHVKKVIRPGNFTPLTLKLEDRVTADSEENLTLESHRSNNGATKVVFESGHKGNVAFKPNDNIHGHHGGNASISKTDDGTNIDIYTDATSCKLQGEVNTAKNNTKELENKTSTDHGRNNDDLLCFRPTTEETHVKEGNGKALEVTSPTDKSSTGLEQHSIVIEVIRPGNHPTMVLKSEDGARAGSKENNLTFKSHRSDNSATKVFESGHNGDVDCQHNGEIFAHHDATSSISGGGQTGGNASSFRIDDGAPCCMLQGEANTAKTTTYNGGGNNDYLYHGPNINETDVREENKSLDGNIPNNGSSTGCEQVINVIRKDIHTTVYYNHKISKSEDSSTEGSDINNTATKTFESGHHLDVGNKIFAHHKVKNNFSATSQTGGNVFRIDDSMDINTCHTTTCFRQQGAKLDKYNPIDSEIKTSTDQGGDNNTLSCHESNIKETDVKEGKSEICNGSCLNDNSVTRSYDDTAMIMELGDGSTTGFEENNLALEGDRSSTCAAKVCKSEDNGDESYRHNGEIFAYRKVNPSVTEAIQTGENASSFRISGGTNIDAHPTTTYCKVELDQNNAIDLEIEFPRDYGEGNNDFSYCRQTINEPDVRYDNSTAGPPQDSTEVIKSDDQTTITLRPDNSATEDCEKNNSTLGQNGSDSTMKVFGSEPNGDVECRAHDGACKIGGKTSTDLSPSTFRINDGTNRNAHIRGRRKDRNPDDKTFSSHRRDNNDLSRHRPKSQHQNCDSLTSTNSADVQQDGTGSVITTRGDHVSLPCISRICNPLETKMDKYNHSKPSSGVYNPWKVLPLILWMMPLADAAPTRDFTVTSQMRSYHFCADGFLIGQLLTINDMDNRTGLNCTINFTSVGFFHNCLESGYLFFGKNETCVEMLTMNLNTTDYNMKYTITWNGDYPNGHPVPGTPGDLLSAAEVMAKIAKYTKTLNTTPAPLNGQNNTTTAPLYGHNNTTTAPLYGHNNTTKAQEKGDHSKTSWIIAGLLVAGLAVGLCVLGKNWSKFKSWVDSCRRRNTNRASNNENNECAIPLREMANGHMNGHVPNEESQQEN